From the Pseudomonas baltica genome, one window contains:
- the codA gene encoding cytosine deaminase — protein sequence MKIINATLRKTPGLHTVTCEGDRISAITAQASTVAGTPGDIDARGQLLIAPMVEPHIHLDATLTAGEPEWNMSGTLFEGIERWAQRKATITHEDTKQRAHTTIRMLAEHGIQHVRTHVDVTDPTLGALKAMVEVREEARHLIDLQIVAFPQEGIESYAGGRALMERAIELGADVVGGIPHFENTREQGVSSIKFLMDLAERTGCLVDVHCDETDDPHSRFLEVLAEEARVRGMGSRVTASHTTAMGSYDNAYCSKLFRLLKMSGINFVSCPTESIHLQGRFDTFPKRRGVTRVAELDRAGLNVCFGQDSIKDPWYPLGNGNILRVLDAGLHICHMMGFDDLARSLDLVTDNSARTLNLGEGYGIAVGRPANLVVLDAESDYEAVRRQAKARVSIRAGKVLMTRVPEQVEFAGN from the coding sequence CACTGTCGCGGGTACGCCAGGCGATATCGACGCCCGTGGCCAGTTGCTCATCGCGCCCATGGTCGAGCCGCACATCCATCTGGATGCGACCCTGACCGCCGGCGAGCCCGAATGGAACATGAGTGGCACCCTGTTCGAGGGCATCGAACGCTGGGCGCAGCGCAAGGCGACCATCACCCATGAGGACACCAAGCAACGCGCCCACACCACCATTCGCATGCTCGCCGAGCACGGCATTCAGCATGTACGCACCCACGTCGACGTCACCGATCCGACCCTGGGCGCGCTCAAGGCCATGGTTGAAGTGCGAGAAGAAGCCCGGCACCTGATCGATCTGCAGATCGTCGCCTTTCCGCAAGAAGGTATCGAATCCTATGCCGGCGGCCGCGCGTTGATGGAGCGTGCGATCGAGCTCGGTGCCGATGTGGTGGGGGGCATTCCGCATTTCGAGAACACCCGCGAGCAAGGCGTCAGCTCGATCAAGTTCCTCATGGACCTGGCCGAGCGCACCGGGTGCCTGGTGGACGTGCACTGCGACGAGACCGACGACCCGCACTCGCGCTTCCTCGAGGTGCTAGCCGAAGAAGCCCGGGTACGTGGCATGGGCAGCCGGGTCACGGCCAGCCACACCACCGCCATGGGCTCCTACGACAACGCGTACTGCTCCAAGCTGTTCCGCTTGCTGAAAATGTCGGGGATCAACTTCGTCTCGTGCCCGACCGAGAGCATTCACCTACAGGGACGTTTCGACACGTTCCCGAAACGCCGCGGCGTCACCCGTGTGGCCGAGCTCGATCGCGCGGGCCTGAACGTGTGCTTTGGCCAGGATTCGATCAAGGACCCATGGTATCCACTGGGCAACGGCAACATCCTGCGGGTGCTGGATGCCGGTTTGCACATCTGCCACATGATGGGCTTCGACGACCTCGCACGCAGCCTGGATCTGGTCACTGACAACAGTGCGCGCACGCTGAATCTGGGCGAGGGATACGGGATCGCCGTGGGCCGCCCGGCCAATCTGGTGGTGCTGGATGCCGAGAGCGACTATGAAGCGGTGCGCCGCCAGGCCAAGGCGCGGGTGTCGATTCGGGCGGGTAAGGTGTTGATGACGCGGGTGCCGGAGCAGGTCGAGTTCGCCGGGAATTGA